One segment of Xanthomonas oryzae pv. oryzae DNA contains the following:
- the bamB gene encoding outer membrane protein assembly factor BamB, with translation MKQVDMYKRAALIAVMGLSLAGCSTVKGWFAGKDAAAKKAQEPAELVKFEPSVKVDKIWSTGVGKGEGHIGVRQRPAVADGKVYAAAITGGVQALDLQTGKHVWEYKPKKEERNDRKFKQRLSGGPGVGEGLVVIGSLSGDVIALNQADGTEKWRAKVPNEVIAAPAIAQNLVLVRSNDGRVTAFDAATGERRWFHAEEGPTLSVRGNAPIVTGPGVVFVGNDSGTLSALALQDGRPLWEQAIGVPEGRTELERMSDVDGAPVLDGTTLYATSFKNETLALEGPSGRPLWTRDHGGTGGVGVSSAVVVVSDNAGSVWGLDKSSGAAMWSQAALARRSLTGVAIQGDYAVVGDYKGYLHWLKLSDGALAARARAGRDTLLAQPQVVDGILLVQNTDGDLTAFRLAQ, from the coding sequence ATGAAGCAGGTTGATATGTATAAGCGCGCTGCGTTGATTGCCGTGATGGGTCTGTCGCTGGCTGGCTGCAGCACCGTCAAGGGCTGGTTTGCCGGTAAGGACGCTGCTGCCAAGAAGGCGCAGGAACCTGCCGAACTGGTGAAGTTCGAACCGTCGGTCAAGGTCGACAAGATCTGGTCCACCGGCGTTGGAAAGGGCGAGGGGCATATCGGCGTACGTCAGCGCCCGGCCGTGGCCGATGGCAAGGTGTATGCAGCGGCCATCACTGGCGGCGTGCAGGCGCTGGACCTGCAGACCGGCAAGCACGTATGGGAATACAAGCCCAAGAAAGAAGAGCGTAACGACCGCAAATTCAAGCAGCGCCTGTCTGGTGGTCCCGGCGTTGGCGAAGGCTTGGTGGTGATCGGCAGCCTATCCGGCGATGTGATTGCCTTGAATCAGGCCGATGGTACTGAAAAGTGGCGTGCCAAGGTGCCGAACGAAGTGATCGCCGCGCCGGCCATCGCGCAGAATTTGGTGCTGGTGCGCAGCAACGATGGTCGTGTGACCGCGTTCGATGCGGCCACCGGCGAGCGTCGCTGGTTCCACGCCGAAGAAGGTCCGACCTTGTCGGTGCGCGGTAACGCGCCGATCGTGACCGGCCCGGGCGTGGTCTTCGTGGGCAACGACAGCGGCACCTTGAGCGCGCTGGCGCTGCAGGATGGTCGCCCGTTGTGGGAGCAGGCCATCGGCGTGCCGGAAGGCCGTACTGAACTGGAACGCATGTCCGATGTCGACGGCGCACCGGTGCTGGATGGCACCACGCTGTATGCGACCAGCTTCAAGAACGAAACCCTCGCGCTGGAAGGCCCGAGCGGCCGTCCGCTGTGGACGCGCGATCACGGCGGCACCGGTGGCGTTGGTGTGTCGTCGGCCGTCGTGGTCGTGTCGGACAACGCCGGTTCGGTGTGGGGCCTCGACAAGAGCAGTGGTGCGGCGATGTGGTCGCAGGCTGCGTTGGCGCGTCGCTCACTGACCGGGGTGGCTATTCAGGGCGATTACGCCGTGGTTGGCGATTACAAGGGTTACCTGCATTGGCTGAAACTCAGCGACGGTGCGCTGGCCGCGCGCGCGCGCGCTGGACGCGACACGTTGCTGGCGCAGCCGCAGGTCGTTGATGGCATTTTGCTGGTACAAAACACCGACGGCGATCTCACCGCCTTCCGGTTGGCACAATAA
- the pilW gene encoding type IV pilus biogenesis/stability protein PilW: MAAVAIALCAVGCGGRNAKAGSVKIVEEVSPVYSFRDSAETRSRLAVQEKLGLARNRLQTGDYASAEEQVRAALKKDAQSVDAIGLLALIQGAKGDTAAAGASYRRAAELAPQRGDVLNNYGAWLCANGSPAEALTWFDRALADRTYASPAYALGNAGGCAIKAGQLERAAGDLHKALDLDPDNPYALESMARLEAGRRNYFEARAFIERRLSAAPATASVLQLAIQIEQGLGDKVAAGRYKQRLVKEFPDAATATPGANAL; encoded by the coding sequence ATGGCGGCCGTGGCGATCGCGCTGTGCGCGGTTGGCTGCGGTGGGCGTAATGCCAAGGCAGGGTCGGTCAAGATCGTGGAAGAGGTCTCGCCGGTGTATTCGTTCCGCGACAGCGCTGAGACCAGGAGCCGTCTGGCGGTGCAGGAGAAACTCGGCCTCGCCCGTAATCGCCTGCAGACCGGCGATTACGCCAGTGCCGAAGAACAGGTGCGTGCCGCTCTGAAAAAAGACGCGCAATCGGTGGATGCCATCGGCTTGCTGGCGCTGATTCAGGGCGCCAAGGGCGATACGGCCGCTGCTGGTGCCTCGTACCGGCGCGCTGCGGAACTCGCGCCGCAGCGCGGCGACGTGCTGAATAACTACGGCGCCTGGTTGTGTGCGAATGGGTCGCCCGCCGAAGCATTGACCTGGTTTGATCGTGCATTGGCCGACCGCACGTACGCGTCTCCTGCGTATGCATTGGGAAATGCGGGCGGTTGCGCGATCAAGGCGGGGCAACTGGAGCGAGCTGCGGGCGATCTGCACAAAGCGCTCGATCTGGATCCGGATAATCCATATGCGCTCGAATCAATGGCGCGCCTGGAAGCGGGGCGTCGCAATTATTTCGAAGCCCGCGCTTTTATCGAACGACGTCTTTCAGCTGCACCGGCAACGGCTTCCGTGTTACAACTCGCCATTCAGATTGAGCAAGGGCTAGGCGACAAGGTAGCTGCCGGCCGTTACAAACAGCGGTTGGTCAAGGAATTCCCTGACGCAGCGACCGCTACTCCCGGGGCCAATGCATTGTGA
- the ndk gene encoding nucleoside-diphosphate kinase yields MALERTLSIIKPDAVAKNVIGEIYSRFEKAGLKVVAAKYKQLSRREAEGFYAVHRERPFFNALVEFMISGPVMIQALEGENAVAAHRDLLGATNPKDAAPGTIRADFADSIDANAAHGSDSVENAANEVAYFFAATEVVSR; encoded by the coding sequence ATGGCGCTGGAGCGCACCCTGTCCATCATCAAGCCCGACGCCGTTGCCAAGAACGTCATCGGTGAAATCTACAGTCGCTTCGAGAAGGCTGGCCTGAAGGTTGTGGCCGCCAAGTACAAGCAGCTGTCGCGCCGCGAAGCCGAAGGCTTCTACGCCGTGCACCGCGAGCGTCCGTTCTTCAATGCGCTGGTGGAATTCATGATCTCCGGCCCGGTGATGATCCAGGCGCTGGAAGGCGAGAACGCCGTTGCCGCACACCGCGACCTGCTGGGCGCGACCAATCCCAAGGACGCTGCGCCGGGCACCATCCGCGCCGACTTCGCTGATTCGATCGATGCCAATGCCGCCCACGGCTCGGATTCGGTCGAGAACGCCGCTAACGAAGTCGCGTATTTCTTTGCCGCAACCGAAGTGGTCTCGCGCTGA
- a CDS encoding TetR/AcrR family transcriptional regulator translates to MPKSAHFSTKDRILGAAEELFAQHGFAGTSLRQLTTQADVNIAAVNYHFGSKENLVNEVFRRRMDEMTTARLQQLEAAKKSQPGELTAVLAAFVEPALAMAQDRQNGGAFVRVIARAYAEKNDNLRKFLSDHYGHVLREFGKAITGCVPGLSKEELYWRLDFLAGALTYAMADFGLIKRPAGVSEADHRARAARELIRFAEPGFRAHSTP, encoded by the coding sequence ATGCCCAAGTCCGCCCACTTCTCCACGAAGGACCGCATTCTCGGTGCGGCCGAGGAGCTGTTCGCCCAGCACGGGTTCGCCGGCACGTCGCTGCGCCAGCTGACCACTCAGGCCGACGTCAATATCGCTGCGGTCAATTACCACTTCGGCTCCAAGGAAAACCTGGTCAACGAGGTGTTCCGCCGGCGCATGGACGAGATGACCACGGCGCGGTTGCAGCAGCTGGAAGCGGCAAAGAAGTCGCAACCCGGCGAGCTCACCGCGGTACTGGCGGCGTTTGTCGAGCCGGCGCTGGCAATGGCGCAGGACCGCCAGAACGGCGGCGCCTTCGTTCGCGTGATCGCACGCGCCTACGCGGAAAAAAACGACAACTTGCGCAAGTTCCTGTCCGATCACTACGGCCATGTCCTGCGCGAATTCGGCAAGGCCATCACCGGCTGCGTGCCGGGCCTGAGCAAGGAAGAGCTGTACTGGCGACTGGACTTCCTCGCCGGTGCGCTGACCTATGCCATGGCCGATTTCGGCCTCATCAAGCGGCCTGCGGGCGTCAGCGAGGCCGATCACCGCGCGCGTGCCGCGCGCG
- a CDS encoding helix-turn-helix domain-containing protein, whose product MISDSNPNLFEQEKGCGQHLREAREAAGLSVDEVAGKLRMPVHVVRSLEQEDWQCLGAPVFVRGQLRSYARFLQVDLEPLLQQATIAPIEPVKLVSHTHTPRARRILESTARKAMYVVITGVFAVPVWYATRSHLDGKAPSTVSLDSMPEAAKSPAPGTAATQPAPTPREQPAPYIASMTPVPRATADAQVPAAAAAPGGSLSLNFSGDSWVQILAPNGSAVEKALIRAGERRTYSPGQVGRIVLGNASAVEVQQGGSIVDVRPFQRANVARFAVSSDGSVVPASE is encoded by the coding sequence GTGATCAGTGATTCCAACCCGAACCTTTTCGAGCAGGAAAAGGGCTGCGGACAGCATTTGCGCGAAGCGCGCGAGGCAGCAGGTCTGAGCGTGGACGAGGTGGCCGGCAAGCTGCGCATGCCAGTGCATGTGGTGCGTTCGTTGGAGCAGGAGGACTGGCAGTGTCTGGGCGCGCCCGTGTTCGTGCGCGGGCAGCTGCGCAGCTATGCGCGCTTTCTGCAGGTCGACCTGGAGCCGCTTCTGCAGCAGGCGACCATTGCGCCGATCGAACCGGTCAAGCTGGTCAGTCACACGCATACGCCACGTGCGCGCCGCATTCTTGAAAGTACCGCGCGTAAAGCCATGTACGTGGTCATTACCGGCGTGTTCGCGGTACCGGTCTGGTATGCGACGCGCTCCCATCTGGATGGCAAGGCGCCAAGCACGGTGTCGTTGGACAGCATGCCGGAGGCTGCGAAGTCCCCTGCGCCGGGCACTGCTGCAACGCAGCCTGCTCCCACGCCGCGCGAGCAACCAGCGCCGTATATCGCATCGATGACCCCGGTGCCGCGTGCCACCGCCGACGCCCAGGTGCCTGCCGCGGCCGCTGCCCCTGGCGGCAGTTTGTCGCTGAATTTCAGCGGCGACAGTTGGGTGCAGATCCTGGCACCGAATGGCAGCGCGGTCGAAAAAGCACTGATACGTGCCGGCGAGCGTCGCACGTATTCGCCGGGCCAGGTGGGGCGCATCGTGCTCGGCAATGCGTCGGCGGTAGAGGTTCAGCAAGGCGGCAGTATCGTCGATGTGAGACCGTTCCAGCGCGCTAACGTGGCACGTTTTGCGGTATCCTCCGACGGCTCCGTGGTACCTGCTTCCGAGTGA
- a CDS encoding YfgM family protein: MAIDDLLDEHEQGERVRSWLRNNGAGLVGGVLVGLVLILGWQWWQKYTNTELVEANTRYEAVVKSIQAKNLDKAAKDIMALDDGKGGIYAELAALRLAKAQVDVGKNAEAIKTLRDVPAEGELKQIVQQRLARVLTESGKPDEAIKLLADAQDHASLEIRADALVVQGKPDEARALYAKALTTVDVASPQRRLLETKLMDVGGKVPDPAEQI, from the coding sequence ATGGCGATCGACGATCTGCTGGACGAACACGAACAAGGCGAACGCGTTCGTTCCTGGTTGAGAAACAATGGCGCGGGTCTGGTGGGCGGCGTCCTGGTTGGGCTGGTCCTGATCCTGGGGTGGCAGTGGTGGCAGAAGTACACCAACACCGAGTTGGTCGAGGCCAACACGCGCTACGAGGCGGTGGTGAAGTCGATCCAGGCCAAAAACCTGGACAAGGCCGCCAAGGACATCATGGCGCTGGACGACGGCAAGGGTGGCATTTACGCTGAACTGGCCGCGCTGCGTCTGGCCAAGGCCCAGGTCGATGTCGGCAAGAACGCCGAAGCAATCAAGACATTGCGCGACGTGCCCGCCGAAGGCGAGCTCAAGCAGATTGTGCAACAGCGCCTGGCGCGCGTGCTGACCGAAAGCGGCAAGCCAGACGAAGCGATCAAGCTGCTGGCCGATGCGCAGGATCACGCCAGCCTGGAGATCCGCGCCGATGCGCTGGTGGTGCAGGGCAAGCCTGATGAAGCGCGCGCGTTGTATGCCAAGGCCCTGACCACGGTGGATGTGGCGTCGCCGCAACGTCGGTTGCTGGAAACCAAGCTGATGGATGTGGGTGGCAAAGTGCCCGATCCGGCGGAGCAGATTTGA
- the rlmN gene encoding 23S rRNA (adenine(2503)-C(2))-methyltransferase RlmN — translation MNEVVIPSVLQDVPVRTSEPRKQNLLDLDREGLERFFADTLGEARYRAHQVMKWIHHRYVTDFDHMTDLGKALRAKLHQHAEVLVPNVVFDKPSTDGTHKWLLAMGTDGKNAIETVYIPDKGRGTLCVSSQVGCGLNCSFCSTATQGFNRNLTTAEIIGQVWVAARHLGNVPHQQRRLTNVVMMGMGEPLMNFDNVVRAMSVMRDDLGYGLASKRVTLSTSGLVPMIDRLSTESDVSLAVSLHAANDALRETLVPLNKKYPIAELMESCARYLRGSKKRDSVTFEYTLMKGINDQPEHARQLARLMRQFDNAVQSKDAGKVNLIPFNPFPGTRYERSGETEIRAFQKILLDAQVLTIVRRTRGDDIDAACGQLKGQVMDRTRRQAEFRRTLEGQADRDAAA, via the coding sequence GTGAATGAGGTCGTGATCCCCTCCGTGTTGCAGGACGTTCCCGTCCGGACGTCGGAACCGCGCAAGCAGAATCTGCTCGACCTCGATCGTGAGGGTCTGGAGCGCTTCTTCGCCGACACGCTCGGCGAGGCGCGTTACCGTGCCCATCAGGTGATGAAGTGGATTCACCATCGCTACGTCACCGATTTCGACCATATGACGGACCTCGGCAAGGCGCTGCGTGCGAAGTTGCACCAGCATGCCGAGGTCCTCGTCCCGAATGTCGTGTTCGATAAGCCTTCGACCGACGGCACCCACAAATGGCTGCTGGCCATGGGGACCGACGGCAAGAACGCCATCGAAACCGTGTATATCCCCGACAAGGGCCGCGGCACGCTGTGCGTGTCCTCCCAGGTCGGCTGCGGTTTGAACTGTAGCTTTTGTTCAACTGCCACCCAGGGCTTCAACCGCAACCTCACCACTGCCGAAATCATCGGCCAGGTGTGGGTGGCGGCGCGCCATCTGGGCAATGTGCCGCACCAGCAGCGCCGTCTCACCAACGTGGTGATGATGGGCATGGGCGAGCCGCTGATGAATTTCGATAACGTCGTGCGCGCGATGAGCGTGATGCGCGACGACCTTGGCTACGGGCTGGCCAGCAAGCGGGTGACGCTGTCGACCTCCGGCCTGGTGCCCATGATCGACCGGCTCTCCACTGAAAGCGACGTCTCGCTGGCGGTGTCGCTGCACGCGGCCAATGACGCGCTGCGCGAAACCCTGGTCCCGCTGAACAAGAAATACCCGATCGCCGAGTTGATGGAGTCGTGCGCGCGATATCTGCGCGGCAGCAAGAAGCGCGACTCGGTGACGTTCGAATACACCTTGATGAAGGGCATCAACGACCAGCCGGAGCATGCGCGCCAGCTGGCAAGACTGATGCGTCAGTTCGACAATGCGGTGCAGTCCAAGGACGCCGGCAAGGTCAACTTGATTCCATTTAATCCGTTCCCGGGTACGCGTTACGAGCGCTCGGGCGAGACGGAGATTCGCGCGTTCCAGAAAATCCTGCTCGATGCGCAGGTGCTGACGATAGTTCGCCGTACCCGTGGCGACGACATCGACGCCGCATGCGGGCAGCTCAAGGGGCAGGTCATGGACCGTACCCGTCGTCAGGCGGAGTTCCGCCGCACATTGGAAGGGCAGGCCGATCGAGATGCGGCAGCGTGA
- the der gene encoding ribosome biogenesis GTPase Der → MLPLVALVGRPNVGKSTIFNALTRTRDALVHDQPGVTRDRNYGVCRLDEQQPFIVVDTGGIAGDEDGLAGATARQARAAAGEADLVLFVVDGREGESSLDDEILAWLRKLARPTVLVINKIDGTDEETVRSEFARYGFSDVVALSAAHRQGIDELLEEVGARLPEEGSGELLDNDPARVRIAFVGRPNVGKSTLVNRLLGEERMIASEVPGTTRDSIAVDLERDGRQYRLIDTAGLRRRGKVEEAVEKFSAFKTLQAIERCQVAVLMLDATEGVTDQDATILGAILDAGRALVVAINKWDGQSDYQRAQAEDLLSRKLGFVSWAEAVRISALHGSGMRELFQAIHRAHASATHEFSTSEVNQALEIAYETNPPPSIRGHVSKLRYVHPGGANPPTFIVHGTRLKVLPESYKRYLENFFRKRFKLVGTPVCFIFREGANPYEGKKNPLSDRQVARKRRLMRHVKGK, encoded by the coding sequence ATGCTGCCCCTGGTCGCCCTGGTTGGACGGCCCAATGTCGGCAAGTCGACCATCTTCAATGCGCTGACGCGCACCCGCGACGCGCTGGTCCACGACCAGCCCGGCGTCACCCGCGACCGTAATTACGGGGTCTGCCGTCTCGACGAGCAGCAACCCTTCATCGTCGTCGATACCGGCGGGATTGCCGGCGACGAGGACGGCCTTGCAGGCGCCACTGCGCGCCAGGCACGTGCCGCTGCCGGCGAAGCCGATCTGGTGCTGTTCGTGGTCGATGGTCGCGAAGGCGAATCGTCGCTGGATGACGAGATCCTGGCCTGGTTGCGCAAACTGGCACGGCCGACTGTGCTGGTGATCAACAAGATCGACGGCACCGACGAAGAAACCGTGCGCTCGGAATTTGCGCGCTACGGCTTTTCCGACGTGGTGGCATTGTCTGCCGCCCATCGGCAAGGTATCGATGAGTTGCTGGAAGAAGTCGGTGCCCGGCTGCCCGAGGAAGGGTCCGGCGAACTGCTGGACAACGACCCCGCGCGCGTGCGCATCGCCTTTGTCGGCCGCCCGAATGTAGGCAAGTCGACCTTGGTTAATCGCCTGCTGGGCGAGGAACGCATGATCGCTTCGGAAGTCCCGGGTACCACGCGTGATTCGATCGCGGTGGATCTGGAGCGCGATGGCCGCCAATACCGTCTGATCGATACCGCCGGCCTGCGCCGTCGCGGCAAGGTGGAGGAGGCAGTCGAGAAATTCAGTGCGTTCAAGACACTGCAGGCGATCGAGCGATGCCAGGTCGCGGTCTTGATGCTGGACGCCACCGAAGGCGTGACCGATCAGGATGCGACGATTCTCGGCGCGATTCTGGATGCCGGGCGCGCGTTGGTCGTGGCGATCAACAAGTGGGACGGGCAAAGCGATTACCAGCGGGCGCAGGCTGAAGATCTGCTCTCGCGCAAGCTGGGTTTCGTCAGCTGGGCCGAGGCGGTGCGGATTTCTGCATTGCATGGGTCGGGCATGCGCGAGCTGTTCCAGGCGATTCATCGTGCGCACGCATCGGCGACGCATGAGTTCAGCACCAGCGAAGTGAACCAGGCGTTGGAAATCGCCTATGAGACCAATCCTCCGCCGAGCATTCGCGGCCATGTCTCCAAGCTGCGCTATGTGCATCCGGGTGGGGCGAATCCACCAACCTTCATCGTGCATGGCACACGGTTGAAGGTGTTGCCTGAGTCTTATAAGCGTTATCTGGAAAACTTCTTCCGCAAGCGTTTCAAGCTGGTCGGCACGCCGGTGTGTTTCATCTTCCGCGAAGGCGCTAATCCGTATGAGGGCAAGAAGAATCCGCTCTCCGATCGACAGGTGGCCCGCAAGCGGCGCCTGATGCGGCACGTCAAAGGCAAGTAA